TTGACAGAACCGCCTTGATCTGAGGCTGTGATGCTTACTTTGTGCACAGTGAAGTTCAGatgaacacaagaaaaacatgtaCCTGGTCCTAGCGCTTGGGTTTAGCGTGTACTCACATCAGGAGGGTATGAACTGGGAGTGAGGCTTCAATTCTAAAATCTCTGTCAAGGAAGAAGGTATAGGAGTTAAAATTTAGCTTTGAAATGTGTGAGCTAATGCGTGTAAAATTATATTGGCTAGTCGACCACAAACAGAAGTTTAAGAAATGGACTTTGTCCTTCATTGCCTAATGTGGCTCTTTCAAAGAcgtttggtttggttttggtgctTGGGGGGCTAATCATACTTAGCTTGCcatcacatttatttaatttcttcttatgTTCAGGAGAACACGCTCCTTGCATGGACCATGCCCAGTGACCACATTTGGACCAAAGGCCTGTATGCTGCAAAATCCTAAAACGATTATGTAAGTACTTGTCAAGTGACTGGTATTGTGCTTATTCCGTGTGAAAGATAAGCTCGCTTTCCTACTGCTCATCCCAACTCAACATTGTTGTGCTGGGATCTGCATTGCAAAAATTGATTTGCTGCCTAGATCATATGCATGCATTACCTTGATCTGCATGCTGAAAAGTGTGGTGTGGGCTTAAACGTCAGccttgtttccttttcccaaaGGGGTGAGAGGAGATCATCAGTACTTCTCTGTATGCTTTATAGTTGTTGTGCCAGTTGGAATGTTTCTCACAGGGCAACAGACACCAATCAGTAAAATGAATACCCTTTTAACTTCATTAATTCATGTGATGTTCTGGTGATTCGCTATCTAAACTAATGGAGTTTTGTCTCAGAACAACATAtctattttaagaagaaaatgaaccatttcatatttaaaataaatagagcaGAGCATGCAAATAGTTTTAAGCACTGGagttttgtttaaatgtattttgcataATCTGCAGTTCTTAAATTGTGGTCAACAATGGGAACAATAATAAAGCCTTTCCAACACAGCTGACAGCAAACTCCATGTATCAAACACTCAGATAGCATCCTAATTATGATGCAGAGAAGCTATTGgtgtcattttctttattccataaagaaaattgtttctcaGCTACAGAGGGACAGACGTTGTTACAGACAATGTGTAAAAGGGAGAGGAATTGCTCTGTGTGATCCCATCTGAGGAAAGCCTTCTCTTTGAACTACTTTGAATTTTAGTATTTGATCTGTGATGCTTTCAGTGTGTGAATATCAAGGCAAGTTATTTTTAGTCTCTGCTGATGAATTTATTGCGGAAATAAGGCTTCTGTTCGGCAAGCGTGCGaacatttttgtccttttaaaaagttctgttttgttgttttggctTTCAGTTACGCTTAAGGtatttgaattaaatatttattcgCTTAAACCTTTACCTAAATTATAGTGATCTCACTCAAAACACTCTTAATGTTTCCTACAAAGGTGTGGCAGAAATCCTGCAGTACTTGGGGAATTTCCTGAACTTCctcctttctgtctcttctgaagTTTGCGACTTTGTGTACAGCAGTTCACCTGCAAACCCAGCCTGCACTGCATGTCTACCCACCTGACTGTGCTGAACGTGCTCCTCCCTGTGGGCTGAGCCAGCTTTGTACCATATATAATGGTAGCGTCAAGATCAGTTGAGCACAGAGGCTGTAGGCACTGCTTGCCAGGGAAGAGACTGTGCAGtgttcagagcagctgtggaggCAGGGGCACCCTCAGGTCATCAGAGGGAAGGACTATTTGAAAACCAAATTATAAATTGCTGTTTTTACTACTTGGAAggtttttggttggtttgtgGCTTCTAAAAACAGCTGTATCCTTTTTGgtcgtggttttttttttgtttttgttttttgcctttctgcagTCACAAGTAATATTGAACTCTTTTTACTGGAGGGAATATAACAGGAAATCTTAGCTTTTATGTGTGGGCATCAGTTAATCAAGGTCTTAGTGTCTCTTTAAGTCCTGGTGGTGAAAAGGCTCCTTTCTGAAGGCTGTATTTTCGGAAGTGAATTTTCTAGATGTGAAGCCTCAACTTGTTACTGGGGCTGGTTGAAATGTTTAGCTGGATGGTGTCTTTTTTTGAGGTAGAAGTTTCTTAAGAATTGATAAAAAAGGCCTcagcctgtttgtttttttggagCTGTTGTGTTTGCCTGACTTCTGGAAACGGGCATGAAGATCTTAAAGCATGTTATGAATAACTTTTCCATTAGAGCTACGTGGAATTGGTGAGTACAGCTGAAGTAGGCAGATTGTCTTTTTGGTTTGAAGAAAGTCTCTTAGTTCCAGGCTTATTAGGCGAAAAGCGGTGCTGCAATCTGTAGTTCTCTGCCAGCTTTACAAGGCAGCCTGATTGTGTTGAGATGTGTTTTTGGGGGTGGTTTCTAAGCAtgtgctttttcccttttaacaGTATTTAGATTTGAGGAATTTaatattgtaaaataaatgtttttttgtgcTAAGGTTTGTTTCTTTAGTCACATTTTGTATTGGAATTAGCATCTAaaacttcagcttctgtttctttgcagctGATTGGCAGTAGTAAACAAAGTTGCATTGATGTGtttaatgttgtatttttttctgttttttaaaattatttttatgtgttgCTATCAGTCAAATCAGAAGAAGCCTTACAAATTCATAATAATCTGAAATTTCGGGCAATATTTGAGGCCAAGTATTGTATCTTCAAACTGCACTGAGTCAGGGAACTAGACTCAACTCAGGTAGTAGATTGAGGTCCCTGCCATTATCCTGGGGTTCTTTGACTGTAAAATACAATGAGATGAAGCGTATGTGATGCTGAGTATGACTGCACAGATGTACTCTTCTGTgttatttaatgatttttagAGAGTGCACTGTTTGTCAGCAAATTTTAGTAGTTGAGGCTACTTAATTATTCTGTAGTTTCCGCTGTATTTATGTAGAATGTGAAcgttttactttttttgtgcaAGTAAAATGAGCAGGTTATTCCACCACTATTATTATCATCTGTTTTACTTCAACTCTTGAAGTACTAAATCCAGATCTCTAAATTTGGCTTGTTCAGCGTGTATGCTAATCTACTTTGCTTTACGGATTATATCTGCACCGTATGGAAAAGGGTGAGGTGTCTGTCGTTTGCAAAATACAACAGTGAAATTGTGTAGCTCAGCAGCGGGTCCAAATGAAGACGGAGAATATATCTGTGTGCTCCTAAATCAACGGAGCGTGTTACAGAGCAACATGAAGTTGAATGAGTTTTTAGGATAGGATAAGAGTTGCTACAGACTTCCTAGAATAGAGGCTATGTACCAGTTTGTTGTAGCTGTTGAGGGTTCCCTTGAGGACAGATGTCTCTAtcttaataattaaaatatttgcccTTTTCTGGTGATCCTGTAGTTTTGAATTCGTTCTTATTAGAAAAACTGCACAACTTGTGCCTGCATCTACAGACTTCAGGCAGTATTGGGAAGGCTGTGACTGTATGCAGAAATGGGCAAAATCTTAGagtagaaatgtatttattggtTGCATGGGGGGAGGAGGCATCATTACAATTGCATCCTTCTCTCCATTGTGTCAGCAGTGTGTGTGATAAGATGCAAAGAGAAATGTAgtaacatatttttgaaaatctgtggGCACTGCAGTATATCTCTGCCCTTTCTTTCAGTTACTCAGTGCTTCatagttctgtttttcctttgtagcaacattttctgataaaaaaagatgtttttaacCTAACAATCCTGAATATTTGTGTTACATTGTGTTCCCTTCTCTAGGCACATTCAGGATCCAGCAAGCCAGCGGTTGACATGGAACAAACCTCCCAAGAGTGTCCTTGTTATTAAAAAGATACGTGATGCCAGTCTGCTGCAGCCTTTTAAAGAGCTCTGTGTGTATCTTACCGAGGTAACAGAATgtaaattcaatttttattaaCCGTAATGAGAAATCTTAcatctaaattattttcagttactgATTCTGTTAATAATGAAATACGTAGAATTGCATAGTGCAAACAAATCATTAGCACAAGCTTTATTGCACTGGAAGCATTAAAACTTGTTTCAGAGCTTAGGAGCAGTACTTGGAGGTGAAATCAAAACTGTTTCCTTCGTACTGAACTGCAAGACGTTGGACAGAAAACTTGAACCTCCAAGCCCTTAGTAAACAGAAAAGTTTGCTGTGTCATGTAATTCGTGTTGCAGagcttatatttttatttatcagaTGGCCTATGTATGCTGCAAATTTCTGATTAGAATTAAACCACATGttgtatattaaaaacaatagTAAAAAGAACCCTACAACCCAAAGATGCAGATCATGTCAGTAAAAATAATacgtggttttttttaatttgtgtttttaactGATGCAAATTATGGAGAGAGTTGAATACTTTGGTGTTTAAGAGGTTGTTAACAAGCTCATCTTACCTGTTTGTAGGAGAACAACATGATAGtgtatgtagaaaaaaaagtattggaAGACCCTGCTATAGCTAATGATGATAATTTTGGAccagtgaagaagaaattttgtaCCTTTAGAGAAGGTATGGTGATGacttctccaaaataaaattgagGCATAGTGCTTATTTGTCTTAATGTTTCCTTAGTACTGAATCAAGCTTGTGAAACCAATCTGTCTTTTGCAAACCGTTGTTACACCTTACTTGCAGAGTTTTTATGTTTGTGAGTGAACGTTGGCATGCTGCGCATAGCTTACATCAGGAACTTGACCTTTGATAAAACGTAATTCAGAACTTGTTTCAATGTTTCTTCTAGATTATGATGACATCTCCAATCAGATAGATTTTATCATATGCCTGGGAGGAGACGGGACCTTGCTTTATGCTTCTTCGCTCTTCCAGGTTGGTCTTTTTTGGAGATAGACTTAAAggcctcttctcttttttaaagtacttgaagattatttttctgttgttatcaAGGACTGCATTTGTCCTTTGTTGTCGATTCCTTCTTTTAATCGAGCCTAATTTTTACCCTATACgttctgaaaataatgtgtaTATGAGCTGCTTGATTTAATTAtaccatttgtttttattatgaaCAGTTGAAGTTACATCAGTAGTCAAAATATTTACAGGCAATTAGCTGAAGTATGAATTGCTTTTATTCAGtagcttttaaattcttttctttattgatAGGGTAGTGTACCTCCAGTTATGGCTTTTCATCTGGGATCCCTTGGATTTCTTACTCCATTTAATTTTGAGAATTTTCAATCCCAAGTCACTCAGGTTATAGAAGGTAAATTTAAGGAGACAAGGTGTGGTGTTTcttttgttacattttctgtagctttttccAAGACTGGTTAATTTTCTTAACCAACTCATTTACGTCGTCCCATAGTCACGAGAAACTTACACTAAACTAACAAAAGTATTGCATTGACCCATTCCAATTCTGCTTCCCATGctattttgtaaagaaaaatggataagaaataattttgtcctGTGTGGAGTAAGCAAGTAACAGAAGGTGGTAGTAAGAGTGTTGCTATGAAGTATTTGGTAGCTTGTTCCTGGAAGCAGTGCAGTGCTTGAAGAGTGAGGAGTCAGGCAACACttgaaaaaatggaagaaatattttgttccttcaATAGGAGATGGATTTAAATCCAAAgtaaatttctgaaaaagatatATAAAATTCTCCCATTGctagaatgttttcttttaatatgtatttgtaatgcacttatttttctctaagcTAAGCCTTTGTCTCAGTGAAGATCACATGGGCCTAAATGTTTTCTAATCTTGATTGTATCTGTGTGGAacttaaatattctttttatattgtCATGAGAGAGAGGAAGGTCCAAATTTGACTTGATTTTTGCCCATGAAtactaaaaatctgttttaagcTTTGCCTGGATATATAGACAGTTCTCTTGTAAATGAAATGGGGAGCACTGCACAGGGAATAGATGGGTGATAATTTGTACAGATGGCTATTCattacagttttatttactCTAGTAGCATATCATTCTTGTGTACTTTCTCCTGTATTTCACTTCTAGGCAATGCAGCGCTTGTTCTGCGAAGCAGGCTGAAAGTGAAAGTGGTGAAAGAGCACCGAGAGAAGATGACAGTACAAAATGGCATAGAAGAAAATGGAGTAGTGCCTACAAATCTAGAGAAAGAAGTGGGCAAGCAAATTATGCAATATCAGGTCAGAGTTTGAAAAAACCAAAAGAGCTAATATGTTTTGTAATTTGCTTTAAATGTGTTTCGTTATCGCTTTaccattttcattattttatgttaGCCCAGCAGTGTGGGACAGATCCATATTGGTGTAGTACACAATATGTGCGCTTAATAATGGGAAAATGATGCATCTTGTTACTTTCTGCAGCCATAAGTGCTAGTATTGTACTTTCCTGTATTAATATTGTACttctactttgaaaataaatatgcagttcTGAATTGGGATGCCCTAAAGATTTGATAAGATGAAAGGAAAACCCTGCACGTTGCTAGTAACCTCTTAATTCTTAACATCTTGTaattagataaataaaaatccttcagCTGACAACAAAATCATAAATCTAATTTGTCTAATGAGAGTCTAATTTGGCAGGTACTAAATCAggattaatttttcaaaaatccGGGAAGCATGTTTCTGCTTGTCATTTAATCCATTGCCAGGTCAGCAGTGGTGATGTTTGATGTTCTGGCAGGTCCTGAATGAAGTTGTGGTGGATCGTGGTCCTTCTTCTTACCTTTCCAATGTAGATGTCTTTCTAGATGGGCACCTGATAACAACAGTGCAAGGAGATGGTGAGTTTGCTTCTTCAGTTAAGTTTCTTGTCAGTTCATTTGTAGAGAATGCTTTTTCTCACATGGAAACAAATCTCAAGCTTGAGTTCACTGGTGACGGAAAACACGAGGTTGCAAAGAATAGGCAAGGTTTTGCATTGTGGAATGCAGAAGTTATTAAGGAAGTATTCAGTGGTAAGCTTTCTGTTTGTGGACAAATGAAGGCAAGAGGCAGCTTCTTTGCGTATAATGccttagagaaaaagaaatagaaatagctCAGAAGATATCTGGAATTTGTTGAAGGACTAAAATCTCCTAAAAGATAAATTACAGAAGTTCATCTTAAAAGCTCTTAACCTGTAATTCTTACAGACAAATGAATGTTTCTGTTACAAAAATGCATAACTTGAGATTTAGAATTTTATGCAATTTATGTGAGCTCATGGGACAAATATGCCAGCCCGGGATTAGAAACATTTCTGACTTCTGTGCTTGACAGAAGAGCTGTAGGTTAATACAAGCTGATATAgtctctgcttcattttcattaacagttgtgtttcttagattttttttttccaaaatggcAGCAGCAATTCTAATGTTAAACTAAGTGaactttttgcttctttcacagGAGTCATTGTCTCCACACCGACTGGTAGCACTGCGtatgcagctgctgcaggagcttcTATGATTCATCCCAATGTTCCTGCAATAATGATCACCCCAATCTGCCCTCACTCGTTGTCTTTCAGACCTATTGTTGTTCCTGCTGGAGTGGAACTCAAGGTTAGCTTATATTAGTTCTCTTTTCAAGTTAAAAACTTATGTAATAACCATGCAAACCTGACTAAAACAGGAGGGGTTAGGAACTGCTGTTCTTTCATTTGGGCTAGATCAAGTCTGGCTGAAGAACGGGTCCTTGCTTAAAGTAATGTGCCCACTAGGAGAAGACTTCACATTGCTTTCTATTGTGTAAACTTCTGCAAAGTTGAAGTACACGTTTGCATtctgacaaagaaaatactaaGTTTATATTTGCTAAAGTGCATGTAAACCCAGTAGAATTTATGTGAGTGAAATAACTTTCATGGCTAAAACAACAAATATTCCATATTTTGAGTAAATTAATAGAGATATCTGGGACTCgctaattatttttgttgtttattatttattatttttgtttatttttgctgtcttgtaggaaaaaaaaaagcctgtaaaACTTGAGTATAAAATTGACTTAATGTGAATTCTTTAATAAATGCCCACGTGTGAGGAAGAACCCCTTCCTGTTTTCTTATAAGAATAATTAATATCCTTATAAGGGCTCCTCTAGGTGTATTAGAAAATTAGGGTTAAGAAATGTATGCTGGGTTTCgtgttcttgtttttcagcataaGTTGAATTTCATTCATGGCACTGCTCTCAGACCACAATTACTATTGTGCCAGAGGGTGTTACTGGCCAATTATaataatttctttcctcttattAGGAATACACGTTAAGTATGGGCAAAACTTCCTAACTGTGACAGATTTACATTTATTACTTatcaagaataaaatgtttttctggtttAACTTGATAACTTTCCTTGAAATAGAAGCCAAGTCAATGCATGTAACTGGATTAAGTCCTGCACTGGCTCTAAGTGGGAGGTCTTTCTTGTTTATGATCTGGTTGAAAAGAGAGATGTATTTCATATGGAAATATATGTGGATatcaaacataaaataaatgtttgaaactTGTGTGGCATGCTACTGCAGCGTTGTTATGGACAGCTGTGTTGTGAAGTTTCTGAAGAGTAAATCCTGTACTCAGAAAAATAGGTTTGGGACCTGAAGTTCAGTTGTTCTCTTTCAGATTATGCTCTCCCCGGATGCCAGGAATACAGCATGGGTTTCATTTGACGGAAGGAAGAGACAGGAAATATGCCATGGAGACAGGTAACATCTTTCTAGATTGGAACAATTCTTTAGAAGTGTAGAAAGTACTGATTCATGCACTTCTCTCATTCTGCTTAGACTGTCCAAAGGGCTGCTGGCAGCGAAGAAGCAAGTTTTTATGAAGCTTAATGTCTCTTACAGCATAAAACTGCTGGttaatttctgatgtttttttagatctttgaaagcaaatgaattaGCAAGACTAAAGCATGTAAACATTGCATACTTGGCAAGGAAGATGGAAGTCTTCAGAAATGTCTGTAAATTTATCTAGAGGGTCTTAGTTGAAGATGTAAACTAGCAAGTGTTGTGTATAAGCAGTGGTTTTGAATAATGCCATATGCCTTAAACCATGTTAACTTAGTGAATGGTGGTGGCTGCTTGCAATGCCATTAGTCTTGAGTGAGCAGAATGCAATTTCTATGTGAAAAATATGGTGGCTTATTGTAAAGGGAGGTGAATTAAGGTGCCTGTGTGACATCAGTGGTAGTCTTGCTgtttgggattatttttttcttcctggttgATACTGTCTTGAATTGTTCGTGTTTCCTCATAGGCTGAAAAATCTGTAGAGTAGATCAAGAGACTGGTAGGGCTTCAAGCATCAAATTTGGCATTTGGTCCTTTGTTAGATGCAAGACTACTTAATCACGTTGCATATTGCTGAAACTTGAAATGTCAAGGCCAAGGCGGTGGCTTAAACCTTCCCTTGCCTCAGTGCTGAGTGTGTGAAGACCATCAAAGGAATGCAGGATGTCATGGAGTGGGTTCTCACTGTATCAAAAAAACTATTGTCCGCACTGCTTCTGTTAAAGGTTTTAAAGTTTGCTTACACTCTGTTTAGATGTGCGTGTAAACTTGGTTTCTGATTTCACCCAGTTTGCTGAACAGAATGCTAGATGGGctaagagaggaagaaatgaaaatgctatttGTTGCCGTTGACTGACCTGAGGTATTCCTGT
The sequence above is a segment of the Numida meleagris isolate 19003 breed g44 Domestic line chromosome 20, NumMel1.0, whole genome shotgun sequence genome. Coding sequences within it:
- the NADK gene encoding NAD kinase isoform X1 — encoded protein: MEMNREKLCTSKADVSSDSAYHCSACHDDEEWSSTSRGRAKSRSLSASPALGSTKEFRRTRSLHGPCPVTTFGPKACMLQNPKTIMHIQDPASQRLTWNKPPKSVLVIKKIRDASLLQPFKELCVYLTEENNMIVYVEKKVLEDPAIANDDNFGPVKKKFCTFREDYDDISNQIDFIICLGGDGTLLYASSLFQGSVPPVMAFHLGSLGFLTPFNFENFQSQVTQVIEGNAALVLRSRLKVKVVKEHREKMTVQNGIEENGVVPTNLEKEVGKQIMQYQVLNEVVVDRGPSSYLSNVDVFLDGHLITTVQGDGVIVSTPTGSTAYAAAAGASMIHPNVPAIMITPICPHSLSFRPIVVPAGVELKIMLSPDARNTAWVSFDGRKRQEICHGDSISITTSCYPLPSICFRDPVSDWFESLAECLHWNVRKKQNNFAVEEEEF
- the NADK gene encoding NAD kinase isoform X2 — protein: MKILKHVMNNFSIRATWNWHIQDPASQRLTWNKPPKSVLVIKKIRDASLLQPFKELCVYLTEENNMIVYVEKKVLEDPAIANDDNFGPVKKKFCTFREDYDDISNQIDFIICLGGDGTLLYASSLFQGSVPPVMAFHLGSLGFLTPFNFENFQSQVTQVIEGNAALVLRSRLKVKVVKEHREKMTVQNGIEENGVVPTNLEKEVGKQIMQYQVLNEVVVDRGPSSYLSNVDVFLDGHLITTVQGDGVIVSTPTGSTAYAAAAGASMIHPNVPAIMITPICPHSLSFRPIVVPAGVELKIMLSPDARNTAWVSFDGRKRQEICHGDSISITTSCYPLPSICFRDPVSDWFESLAECLHWNVRKKQNNFAVEEEEF